A single window of Nocardioides baekrokdamisoli DNA harbors:
- a CDS encoding peptidoglycan-binding protein gives MSSPTRSGPRRWARWIVALTLVATTAVVATAVVLLRRGDSATSSSAPKVATAAVVRQTLTDHQALSGVVGFGPTTPLNNQMTGTFTWLPQPGAVVGNGQQLYRVNDTPVTDMTGTMPAYRAMAADMTGPDIAQLNASLRALGYLYGNPGDRYTAQTTAAVKAWQKAIGVEATGTVALGQVVFTPAAVRIATVTPTLGAPAAPGAPAFTTSDVAAQVTVTTDAANRRYFKIGESVTVGLPDGSSVHAKIVSIGPIVSPAQGSNNGPTVSAQAALTDPKVAAAFQAATVDVTINTAEHANVLTVPVTALLALREGGYAVAVDDTTGRHLIGVSVGLIVGDTVEVSAKHLSPGMKVEVGST, from the coding sequence ATGAGTTCGCCAACCAGATCCGGACCAAGGCGCTGGGCGCGATGGATCGTCGCGCTCACACTGGTGGCCACGACCGCTGTTGTAGCGACCGCCGTCGTCCTGCTTCGTCGTGGCGATTCGGCCACGTCCTCGTCGGCACCGAAGGTGGCCACGGCGGCCGTCGTCAGGCAGACGCTGACAGATCATCAGGCGCTCAGTGGTGTGGTCGGCTTCGGTCCGACCACACCACTGAACAACCAGATGACCGGCACCTTCACCTGGCTCCCTCAGCCGGGTGCCGTGGTCGGCAACGGTCAGCAGCTGTACCGGGTCAATGACACTCCCGTGACCGACATGACCGGCACCATGCCCGCCTATCGCGCCATGGCCGCGGACATGACCGGCCCCGACATCGCCCAGCTGAACGCCTCCTTGCGGGCTCTGGGTTACCTGTACGGCAACCCCGGCGACCGGTACACCGCGCAGACGACGGCAGCCGTGAAGGCCTGGCAGAAGGCCATCGGCGTCGAAGCCACCGGAACCGTGGCCCTCGGCCAGGTGGTCTTCACCCCGGCGGCGGTCCGCATCGCGACGGTGACTCCGACGCTCGGCGCGCCGGCAGCCCCGGGCGCCCCGGCTTTCACCACCAGCGACGTCGCCGCCCAGGTGACCGTGACCACCGACGCAGCCAACCGGCGATACTTCAAGATCGGCGAGTCCGTGACCGTCGGCCTTCCTGACGGAAGCTCCGTCCACGCGAAGATCGTCTCCATCGGGCCGATCGTGTCGCCCGCCCAGGGCAGCAACAACGGACCGACCGTCAGCGCGCAGGCGGCGCTGACCGATCCGAAGGTGGCGGCAGCGTTCCAGGCGGCGACAGTCGACGTCACGATCAACACCGCAGAGCACGCCAACGTGCTCACTGTCCCGGTCACGGCACTGCTCGCGCTGCGCGAAGGCGGGTACGCAGTCGCGGTCGACGACACGACCGGACGCCACCTCATCGGAGTCTCCGTCGGCCTCATCGTCGGCGACACCGTCGAGGTCTCGGCCAAGCACCTGTCGCCCGGCATGAAAGTCGAGGTCGGATCCACGTGA
- a CDS encoding ABC transporter ATP-binding protein, producing the protein MSETVLEFEDVTRSYGDVTALSHASLSVRAGELVAVLGPSGSGKTTLLHLAGALDKPTSGRVSVTGLDLARLSDRDLAGLRSQRIGFVFQQFFLAPGRTALDNVADGLLYTGRSRSERRRRAATALDEVGMGRRSGHRPHQLSGGEKQRVAIARAIVGEPALLLADEPTGNLDSTNGAKIVDLLHTLNEKGTTIVIITHDRDVAASFDRQIHLRDGQVQ; encoded by the coding sequence GTGAGCGAGACCGTACTCGAATTCGAGGACGTCACCCGGTCGTACGGCGACGTGACCGCGCTGTCCCACGCGAGCCTGTCGGTCCGCGCCGGCGAACTGGTCGCGGTCCTCGGTCCGTCGGGGTCAGGCAAGACCACGTTGCTGCACCTGGCCGGAGCGCTCGACAAGCCGACCTCGGGGCGGGTGTCGGTCACCGGACTCGATCTGGCGCGCTTGTCCGATCGCGATCTCGCCGGGCTGCGCAGTCAGCGGATCGGATTCGTCTTCCAACAGTTCTTCCTGGCACCCGGGCGTACGGCCCTCGACAACGTCGCAGACGGGCTGCTCTACACCGGCAGATCTCGCAGCGAGCGGCGGCGGCGAGCAGCCACCGCGTTGGATGAGGTCGGCATGGGCAGACGCTCCGGGCACCGACCCCACCAACTGTCCGGCGGCGAGAAGCAGCGCGTGGCCATCGCCCGGGCGATCGTGGGCGAGCCAGCGCTTCTGCTGGCCGACGAGCCGACCGGCAATCTCGACAGCACCAACGGCGCCAAGATCGTCGATCTGCTTCACACCCTCAACGAGAAGGGCACGACCATCGTCATCATCACCCACGACCGCGATGTGGCAGCCAGCTTTGACCGACAGATCCATCTGCGCGACGGGCAGGTCCAATGA
- a CDS encoding ABC transporter permease encodes MSRSGRAESPSAVLRTNDLVRIALRGAVGRPLRAVLSILGIAIGVAALVTIVGISDANRAHLNAQLAALGPDLLSVSPGQTLDGKTVPLPETAPAMISRIAPVTKVAAIGTTKATVYRTSLVPPGQTGGLSVAATTTNLAAALTTHLVSGRWLAGGSAPLPEVVLGATAAQRLGIGAAYQGARVYISGHYYAVVGILAPIPLAPEVDSSVLVSWNTASALLGFDGHPTTIYVRSHESAVSEVRAVLAATATPAQPGGVSISRPSDVLAAKAATDSALNSLIIVLAAIALLVGGIGVANTMIVAVLERRQEIGLRRALGARKFHITTQFLTEASILALIGGCVGAALGAAAAAGVAIERGWPVVLPWTPLLGSLATTAFIGLAAGLYPAVKAARQQPTSALTGSG; translated from the coding sequence ATGAGCCGCTCCGGCCGGGCGGAGTCGCCGTCCGCAGTCCTGCGCACGAACGATCTCGTACGCATCGCCCTGCGCGGCGCTGTCGGCCGCCCGCTGCGCGCCGTGCTCTCGATCCTCGGGATCGCGATCGGCGTCGCTGCACTGGTGACCATCGTCGGGATCTCCGACGCCAACCGGGCCCACCTCAATGCCCAACTCGCCGCTCTCGGACCCGACCTGCTCAGCGTCTCTCCCGGCCAGACCCTCGACGGGAAGACGGTGCCGCTGCCCGAGACGGCGCCGGCGATGATCTCCCGGATCGCCCCCGTCACCAAGGTCGCTGCCATCGGCACCACCAAGGCGACCGTCTACCGGACCAGCCTCGTCCCGCCGGGCCAGACGGGCGGCTTGTCGGTCGCCGCCACCACGACGAATCTGGCAGCTGCGCTGACCACCCACCTCGTCTCCGGGCGGTGGCTGGCCGGCGGGTCAGCGCCCCTGCCTGAGGTCGTCCTCGGCGCCACGGCAGCCCAGCGGCTCGGGATCGGCGCCGCGTACCAGGGAGCCCGTGTCTACATCTCCGGTCACTACTACGCGGTCGTCGGCATCCTGGCCCCGATCCCGCTCGCCCCTGAGGTCGACTCGTCCGTGCTGGTCTCCTGGAACACGGCGAGTGCGCTCCTCGGGTTCGACGGCCACCCGACGACGATCTACGTCCGCTCCCACGAGTCGGCCGTCTCAGAGGTACGCGCGGTCCTCGCCGCGACCGCCACCCCTGCTCAGCCGGGCGGCGTCAGCATCAGCCGACCGTCCGACGTCCTCGCAGCAAAGGCGGCCACCGACAGCGCACTGAACTCACTGATCATCGTGCTGGCCGCCATCGCGCTGCTCGTCGGCGGCATCGGCGTCGCCAACACCATGATCGTCGCCGTCCTCGAACGTCGACAGGAGATCGGGTTGCGTCGCGCGCTCGGCGCCAGGAAGTTCCACATCACCACACAGTTCCTGACCGAAGCCTCGATCCTGGCCCTGATCGGTGGTTGCGTCGGAGCCGCCCTCGGCGCTGCGGCCGCAGCCGGCGTCGCCATCGAACGCGGCTGGCCCGTCGTCCTCCCGTGGACGCCGCTGCTCGGCAGCCTCGCCACCACGGCGTTCATCGGTCTTGCTGCTGGTCTCTACCCCGCCGTCAAGGCAGCGCGGCAGCAGCCGACCAGCGCGCTCACGGGATCCGGCTGA
- a CDS encoding LCP family protein → MSAHSASGAPTPPDDSAAARIVHRSEPRGWPKQVRGKRRKRTHPWAKAVLVTALAVLVSLAIMYGTSKHPLQTVIGHLDAIVIIGGLVVAIAGMAAFRINHRRWVKAAVAVFAVALLALDGVGYLKIKALTDNIVAGKSLRDLPMPADPTHGRAVNILVMGTDTRDCKGCQIDNQHGGGGSDTTILIHISADRTWAEGISIPRDSMVARPAGCQDSSGHTYGAASPVMWNAAYDISYFCTIKQFVATTGIPLSHYVIVNFASFQSMVDALGGVNVCLPQKLDDSVANIHFPAGNQRLTGLQALQYVRVRHGIGDGSDLGRTHRQQAFIGSMVREAMSGSTMSDPAKLYNFLTAATKGLEMDPEFKNLSTLTGVAGSLRTIGFSNVQFITIPFEAYPPDHNRIQWAQPQAQQIWDDIRNDKRLSADLSSVAITATQVPTGKPSPSTTSKPSSTSKPSSSPTPSNKQLLQSVGLCS, encoded by the coding sequence ATGAGCGCCCATTCGGCATCAGGTGCCCCGACACCTCCGGACGACTCCGCCGCAGCGCGCATCGTGCACCGCTCCGAGCCACGGGGCTGGCCCAAGCAGGTACGCGGAAAGCGTCGCAAGCGCACCCACCCGTGGGCGAAGGCCGTCCTCGTCACCGCACTGGCCGTACTCGTCTCGCTGGCGATCATGTACGGCACCAGCAAGCACCCGCTGCAGACCGTCATCGGCCACCTGGACGCGATCGTCATCATCGGCGGTCTCGTCGTCGCGATCGCAGGCATGGCCGCCTTCCGGATCAACCACCGCCGCTGGGTCAAGGCCGCCGTCGCTGTGTTCGCGGTGGCGCTCCTCGCGCTGGACGGCGTCGGCTATCTCAAGATCAAGGCCCTCACCGACAACATCGTCGCCGGCAAGAGCCTCAGGGATCTCCCGATGCCGGCCGACCCAACCCACGGACGGGCGGTCAACATCCTCGTGATGGGCACCGACACCCGCGACTGCAAGGGCTGTCAGATCGACAACCAGCACGGCGGCGGCGGCTCGGACACCACGATCCTGATCCACATCTCCGCCGACCGCACCTGGGCCGAGGGCATCAGCATCCCGCGCGACTCCATGGTGGCCCGGCCAGCCGGCTGCCAGGACTCCAGCGGCCACACCTACGGCGCCGCGAGCCCGGTGATGTGGAACGCTGCGTACGACATCAGCTACTTCTGCACGATCAAGCAGTTCGTCGCCACCACCGGCATCCCGCTGAGCCACTACGTGATCGTGAACTTCGCCAGCTTCCAGTCGATGGTGGATGCGCTCGGCGGCGTCAATGTCTGCCTCCCGCAGAAGTTGGACGACAGCGTCGCCAACATCCACTTCCCCGCCGGCAACCAGCGGCTCACCGGCCTCCAGGCCCTGCAGTACGTCCGCGTCCGACACGGCATCGGTGACGGCTCCGACCTGGGGCGTACGCACCGCCAGCAGGCGTTCATCGGCTCGATGGTCCGCGAGGCGATGTCGGGCAGCACCATGAGCGACCCGGCCAAGCTCTACAACTTCCTGACGGCCGCCACCAAGGGCCTCGAGATGGACCCCGAGTTCAAGAACCTCTCGACCCTGACCGGTGTGGCGGGCTCGCTGCGCACCATCGGGTTCAGCAACGTCCAGTTCATCACCATCCCGTTCGAGGCGTACCCGCCGGACCACAACCGGATCCAGTGGGCGCAGCCCCAGGCTCAGCAGATCTGGGACGACATCCGCAACGACAAGCGCCTCAGCGCCGACCTGTCGAGTGTGGCCATCACCGCCACCCAGGTGCCGACGGGCAAACCCTCCCCCTCGACGACGAGCAAGCCGTCCTCGACCAGCAAGCCGTCCTCCTCCCCGACTCCGAGCAACAAGCAACTGCTCCAGTCCGTCGGCCTGTGCTCGTGA
- a CDS encoding adenylate/guanylate cyclase domain-containing protein, translated as MNAAIVVEGVLGVVALGTATDAYLIRRRLKRSEEHVQVLEAALRSNEPQVRLLDGKTRAMARTVANSVLQTAERLRDGGVTRLLSSSLDDLATWVTADQKAIERIAAPDGTVTLFFSDIENSTSINEHIGDSAWLRTLKDHETIVRSAIEAQSGHVVKNSGDGFMAVFRDPFAAVTASTDIQRKLAAHKRLVRIPVRVRIGLHSGPVVSHEGDFFGKNVAMAARVADKASGSEILASEAVRDVLTAAHTNVRMTAIAEVELKGLSGTHRLWRVSY; from the coding sequence ATGAACGCGGCCATCGTCGTCGAAGGCGTACTCGGCGTCGTCGCGCTCGGCACCGCAACGGACGCGTACCTGATCCGTCGCCGGCTCAAGCGGTCAGAAGAGCACGTCCAGGTCCTCGAGGCGGCTCTGCGCAGCAACGAACCCCAGGTCAGGCTTCTGGACGGCAAGACCCGCGCCATGGCGCGTACGGTCGCCAACTCGGTGCTCCAGACAGCCGAACGACTCCGCGACGGCGGCGTCACCCGACTGCTGTCCTCCAGCCTCGACGACCTCGCCACATGGGTGACGGCGGACCAGAAGGCGATCGAGCGGATCGCGGCCCCCGACGGCACGGTGACGCTGTTCTTCAGCGATATCGAGAACTCGACCTCGATCAACGAGCACATCGGTGACAGCGCCTGGCTGCGTACGCTCAAGGATCACGAGACGATCGTGCGCTCGGCGATCGAGGCGCAGTCCGGCCACGTGGTGAAGAATTCCGGTGACGGCTTCATGGCCGTCTTCCGCGACCCGTTCGCAGCGGTGACCGCCAGCACCGACATCCAGCGCAAACTCGCCGCCCACAAGCGACTCGTACGGATCCCGGTGCGGGTCCGGATCGGCCTGCACAGCGGACCGGTCGTATCCCACGAGGGCGACTTCTTCGGGAAGAACGTGGCCATGGCGGCGCGCGTGGCCGACAAGGCCTCCGGCAGCGAGATCCTGGCCTCTGAGGCGGTTCGCGACGTGCTCACGGCCGCGCACACCAACGTACGCATGACGGCCATCGCCGAGGTCGAACTCAAGGGCCTCAGCGGTACGCACCGCCTCTGGCGAGTCTCGTACTAG
- a CDS encoding SRPBCC family protein, which translates to MTADRELRAETFINASPEVVWAVLTDLKKMAEGSPELLTMIPLLPGGLRLGQTYLGINRRKAVIWPSRNVVSAFEPGKALAWDTKTSGATWIYELSAEDGGTRLVHRRPVLKKLTLLSKGFAPVALGGNEEHADELEQGMAQTIFRIKTAAESAAHAASR; encoded by the coding sequence GTGACCGCTGATCGCGAACTCCGTGCAGAAACGTTCATCAACGCCTCGCCCGAGGTTGTGTGGGCTGTGCTCACCGATCTGAAGAAGATGGCTGAGGGCAGTCCTGAACTCCTCACCATGATTCCGCTGCTCCCCGGTGGCCTGCGCCTGGGGCAGACCTACCTCGGGATCAACCGCCGCAAGGCCGTGATCTGGCCCAGCCGCAACGTCGTGTCGGCCTTCGAGCCCGGCAAGGCGCTCGCCTGGGACACGAAGACCAGCGGCGCGACGTGGATCTACGAGCTCTCCGCGGAGGACGGTGGCACCCGGCTCGTGCACCGTCGCCCCGTGCTCAAGAAGCTCACGCTGCTCAGCAAGGGCTTCGCGCCGGTGGCGCTGGGCGGCAACGAGGAGCACGCCGACGAGCTCGAGCAGGGGATGGCCCAGACCATCTTCCGGATCAAGACTGCCGCCGAGAGTGCGGCGCACGCCGCCAGTCGCTAG
- a CDS encoding TetR/AcrR family transcriptional regulator, translating to MSLAERRKAELRREIIDAAFTCFVENGYHATGIADIAARLGIGHGTFYRYFENKRDIVEHVINDLVAKILETLAADNAPEAVSTLEAYRDQSQRIGEALGRILLEDPRIPRMIILEAPGIDTAMGQRILEFNEMAAGLTADYLRHGVELGYLRADLDIDGTARAINGMILGSALAAVHNPDPADQRRLSAALRRVMYDGIAAR from the coding sequence ATGTCCCTCGCCGAGCGCCGCAAGGCCGAATTGCGCCGCGAGATCATCGACGCCGCGTTCACGTGTTTCGTCGAGAACGGCTACCACGCCACCGGCATCGCGGACATCGCCGCGCGACTCGGGATCGGGCACGGCACGTTCTACCGCTACTTCGAGAACAAACGGGACATCGTCGAGCATGTCATCAACGACCTGGTCGCCAAGATCCTGGAGACCCTGGCTGCCGACAATGCGCCCGAGGCGGTCAGCACGCTCGAGGCGTACCGCGACCAGTCCCAACGGATCGGTGAGGCGCTCGGCCGGATCCTGCTCGAGGACCCGCGGATCCCGCGGATGATCATCCTCGAGGCCCCCGGCATCGACACCGCGATGGGGCAGCGGATCCTGGAGTTCAACGAGATGGCTGCCGGCCTCACCGCGGACTACCTGCGTCACGGCGTCGAGCTCGGCTACCTCCGCGCCGACCTCGACATCGACGGCACCGCGCGTGCGATCAACGGGATGATCCTCGGCTCGGCTCTGGCGGCTGTGCACAACCCGGATCCCGCCGATCAGCGTCGGTTGAGCGCGGCTCTCCGGCGAGTCATGTACGACGGGATCGCTGCGCGTTAA
- a CDS encoding patatin-like phospholipase family protein, protein MTCNSARRGLALGCGGTLGFAWSVVALDLVEQALGWDARDAVAIAGTSAGSELAAMLGSGVSTGDIRATLEGSGRNDLVAAHLAYHPGMVPPVPAPRLPHLGLAAGLLTGRTQPLIGASALLPRGRGDASWLRTLGDTLQNEHGWVDHPATWLITADVRTGERVALDADSGASLGEAIAASWGIPGWFPPVRIGDRDLMDGGAYSTASADLLLDADVDEVVIIAPMTSHGGAAGRGWARAERVLRAAMTKRLDAEVTLLEKAGVRVIRIEPTAAELDAMGPNFMDLRRREATIAAAAAALPTTINGILEGAIA, encoded by the coding sequence ATGACATGTAATTCCGCACGCCGCGGCCTTGCGCTGGGATGTGGTGGAACCCTCGGGTTCGCCTGGTCCGTGGTGGCGCTGGATCTGGTCGAGCAAGCCCTGGGATGGGACGCACGCGATGCCGTCGCGATCGCCGGCACGTCCGCCGGCTCGGAGCTGGCCGCAATGCTCGGCTCGGGCGTCTCCACCGGCGACATCCGCGCCACCCTGGAAGGCAGTGGCCGCAACGACCTCGTGGCCGCCCACCTCGCGTACCACCCGGGCATGGTCCCGCCGGTCCCCGCTCCCAGACTCCCCCACCTCGGTCTGGCAGCGGGCCTGTTGACCGGGCGTACGCAACCGCTCATCGGCGCCTCCGCCCTGCTCCCTCGCGGCCGCGGCGACGCGTCCTGGCTCCGCACCCTCGGGGACACCCTGCAGAACGAGCACGGCTGGGTCGACCACCCGGCCACCTGGCTGATCACCGCCGACGTACGCACCGGCGAGCGGGTCGCCCTCGACGCCGACTCGGGCGCGTCGCTGGGCGAGGCGATCGCCGCGTCGTGGGGCATCCCGGGTTGGTTCCCGCCGGTCCGCATCGGCGACCGCGACCTGATGGACGGCGGCGCGTACTCGACCGCCTCGGCGGATCTGCTCCTCGATGCCGACGTCGACGAGGTCGTGATCATCGCGCCGATGACCAGCCACGGCGGCGCGGCCGGGCGCGGCTGGGCTCGCGCCGAGCGAGTGCTGCGTGCCGCGATGACCAAGCGGCTCGACGCCGAAGTGACGTTGCTCGAGAAGGCCGGCGTACGCGTGATCCGGATCGAGCCGACCGCCGCCGAGTTGGACGCCATGGGACCCAACTTCATGGACCTGCGTCGCCGTGAGGCGACCATCGCGGCAGCCGCTGCGGCGCTCCCCACCACCATCAACGGCATCCTCGAAGGAGCCATCGCATGA
- a CDS encoding SDR family oxidoreductase produces MSYPTISLNGASVAITGGAQGIGRATAELLAARGAKVAIGDLNVELAGEVADAIGGIAHQLDVRDKAGMEMFVAAAEAAHGPLDVFINNAGVMPNGGFLELDEATDRMQFDINVFGVINGMRTVLPGMVERGRGHVVNVASLAGKFPIKGLAVYNGTKFAVVGLTAATRLEFAEHGVSISAILPSAVDTALASGLDMRPLPKVKPQAIAEAIVDSVSTRRAETAVPGYVGRLADVAAMTPEPALKALRRLVRDDRALRPDTADRSAYREALTGQKESR; encoded by the coding sequence ATGAGCTACCCCACCATCTCCCTCAACGGCGCCAGCGTCGCGATCACCGGCGGCGCCCAGGGCATCGGCCGGGCCACCGCCGAACTGCTCGCCGCGCGCGGCGCCAAGGTCGCCATCGGTGACCTCAACGTCGAACTAGCCGGCGAGGTGGCCGACGCGATCGGCGGGATCGCCCACCAGCTCGACGTCCGCGACAAGGCCGGCATGGAGATGTTCGTGGCCGCGGCTGAGGCCGCCCACGGACCGCTGGACGTCTTCATCAACAACGCCGGCGTGATGCCGAACGGTGGCTTCCTCGAACTAGACGAGGCCACCGACCGGATGCAGTTCGACATCAACGTCTTCGGCGTCATCAACGGCATGCGTACGGTCCTGCCCGGCATGGTCGAGCGCGGCCGGGGCCACGTGGTCAACGTCGCCTCGCTCGCCGGCAAGTTCCCGATCAAGGGGCTGGCTGTCTACAACGGCACCAAGTTCGCCGTCGTCGGACTGACGGCCGCGACCCGGCTCGAGTTCGCCGAGCACGGCGTCAGCATCAGCGCGATCCTGCCGTCCGCGGTCGACACCGCGCTGGCCTCGGGCCTGGACATGCGGCCGCTGCCCAAGGTGAAGCCGCAGGCCATCGCCGAGGCGATCGTCGACTCGGTCAGCACGCGCCGCGCCGAGACCGCGGTTCCCGGTTACGTGGGACGGCTGGCCGACGTCGCCGCGATGACCCCGGAGCCGGCCCTGAAGGCACTGCGTCGCCTCGTGCGTGACGACCGCGCCCTGCGCCCTGACACCGCCGACCGCAGCGCCTACCGTGAAGCCCTCACCGGACAGAAGGAATCCCGATGA
- a CDS encoding flavin-containing monooxygenase, producing MTSQTNTRTHDAVIVGAGFGGMGAAIQLQRSGFSDIVILEREDDLGGTWHVNRYPGLAVDIPSPTYSYSFEPNPYWTRLFAPGAELKAYATHVAEKYDLTQYMRFGQSVESATWDEKARRWTVRTSAGDEISATFLITATGFLSQPKMPDIKGIESFKGKVIHTADWDDSYDLTGKRVALIGTGATAVQLIPTIADRLKEFTVYQRTAIWVSPKMDAAIPGFAKSLFARLPLSQRAVRLGGTSILEVLMVAGVLHYGSVPAANKLGEALCRAHLRREVKDKDLRAKLTPDYSFGCKRPTFSNTFYKTFATGRARLETTPIDHVEKDGIVTVDGHKTEIDVLICATGFDIWETNFPALEIIGKGGRNLGEWWRSTRFQSYEGIALPSFPNFFSLNSPYSYSGLSYFTTVEAQMKHMARLLAHMDKRGASTFEVTEEANDAFMARMTENLQDSVFAQGSCATSRSYYFTSKGETPLLRATSTINAFREAGSFPLTDYAFA from the coding sequence ATGACCTCCCAGACGAACACCCGCACCCACGACGCCGTCATCGTCGGCGCCGGCTTCGGCGGCATGGGTGCCGCCATCCAGCTCCAGCGCTCCGGGTTCTCCGACATCGTCATCCTCGAGCGCGAGGACGACCTGGGCGGCACCTGGCACGTGAACCGCTACCCGGGCCTCGCGGTCGACATCCCGTCCCCGACCTACAGCTACTCCTTCGAGCCCAACCCGTACTGGACCCGGCTGTTCGCGCCGGGAGCCGAGCTCAAGGCGTACGCGACCCACGTCGCCGAGAAGTACGACCTCACCCAGTACATGCGCTTCGGCCAGTCGGTGGAGAGCGCCACCTGGGATGAGAAGGCCAGGCGCTGGACCGTGCGTACGTCCGCAGGCGATGAGATCTCGGCGACCTTCCTGATCACCGCCACCGGTTTCCTGTCCCAGCCGAAGATGCCGGACATCAAGGGCATCGAGTCCTTCAAGGGCAAGGTCATCCACACCGCCGACTGGGACGACTCGTACGACCTCACCGGCAAGCGCGTCGCCCTCATCGGGACCGGCGCCACCGCCGTCCAGTTGATCCCGACGATCGCGGACCGCCTCAAGGAGTTCACGGTCTACCAGCGCACCGCGATCTGGGTGAGCCCGAAGATGGATGCCGCGATCCCGGGCTTCGCGAAGTCGTTGTTCGCCAGGCTCCCGCTCTCGCAGCGTGCGGTACGCCTCGGCGGCACCTCGATCCTCGAGGTCCTGATGGTTGCCGGCGTGCTGCACTACGGCAGCGTCCCGGCCGCCAACAAACTCGGCGAGGCCCTGTGCCGGGCCCACCTGCGCCGCGAGGTCAAGGACAAGGACCTGCGCGCGAAGCTGACCCCGGACTACTCGTTCGGCTGCAAGCGCCCGACCTTCTCCAACACCTTCTACAAGACGTTCGCCACGGGCAGGGCCCGCCTGGAAACGACCCCGATCGATCACGTCGAGAAGGACGGCATCGTGACGGTGGACGGACACAAGACTGAGATCGACGTCCTCATCTGCGCCACCGGGTTCGACATCTGGGAGACCAACTTCCCGGCTCTGGAGATCATCGGCAAGGGCGGGCGCAACCTCGGTGAGTGGTGGCGCAGCACCCGCTTCCAGTCGTACGAGGGCATCGCCCTGCCGTCGTTCCCGAACTTCTTCTCACTCAACAGCCCGTACTCCTACAGCGGCCTGTCGTACTTCACGACCGTGGAGGCGCAGATGAAGCACATGGCGCGCCTGCTCGCACACATGGACAAGCGCGGCGCGAGCACCTTCGAGGTCACCGAGGAAGCCAACGACGCGTTCATGGCACGGATGACCGAGAACCTGCAGGACAGCGTCTTCGCCCAGGGCAGCTGTGCCACATCGCGCAGCTACTACTTCACCAGCAAGGGTGAGACGCCATTGCTGCGGGCAACCTCGACGATCAACGCCTTCCGTGAAGCGGGATCCTTCCCGCTGACCGACTACGCCTTCGCCTGA
- a CDS encoding alpha/beta fold hydrolase, whose translation MTVNVERRGSGTPVVLVHGICSRWQAFEPIIDALAAHHEVIAIDLPGFGLSPLQDGVVPGPYGFADWLEGWLAEQGIVKPHVVGNSMGGGIALELGRRGVAGSVTAFSPIGFWQKPGLGWSQVLFKSLGALTAVAGRLLRAGLRLGPIRALTLGLFIAHPVRMAASTARLHLDGFMGATGTAQALEGFKAYVLTDADEPGELPQIPTTIAWGDRDLVLTYWTQARRARKILPFARHLDLASCGHVPFEDDPVACAAAVLSTTGG comes from the coding sequence GTGACCGTCAATGTCGAGCGCCGCGGATCGGGTACGCCGGTCGTCCTGGTGCACGGGATCTGCAGTCGCTGGCAGGCCTTCGAGCCGATCATCGACGCGCTCGCGGCGCATCACGAGGTCATCGCGATCGATCTGCCCGGGTTCGGCCTCTCGCCCTTGCAGGACGGTGTCGTGCCGGGTCCGTACGGCTTCGCTGACTGGCTCGAGGGCTGGCTCGCGGAGCAGGGCATCGTCAAGCCGCACGTGGTCGGGAACTCGATGGGCGGCGGCATCGCGCTCGAACTCGGCCGACGAGGCGTCGCCGGGTCGGTGACGGCGTTCTCGCCGATCGGGTTCTGGCAGAAGCCCGGACTGGGCTGGAGCCAGGTGCTCTTCAAATCACTCGGGGCGCTGACCGCGGTGGCCGGACGACTGCTGCGTGCGGGGCTCCGTCTCGGGCCGATCAGGGCGCTGACCCTTGGACTGTTCATCGCTCACCCGGTACGGATGGCGGCCTCGACCGCTCGCCTCCACCTCGACGGCTTCATGGGCGCAACCGGGACGGCGCAGGCCCTCGAGGGCTTCAAGGCGTACGTCCTGACGGACGCCGATGAGCCGGGGGAACTGCCCCAGATCCCGACGACGATCGCCTGGGGCGACCGGGACCTCGTCCTCACCTACTGGACCCAGGCGAGGCGGGCGCGAAAGATCCTGCCGTTCGCGCGCCACCTCGATCTGGCCTCGTGCGGGCACGTTCCGTTCGAGGACGACCCGGTGGCCTGTGCCGCAGCGGTCCTGTCGACCACCGGCGGCTGA